A stretch of the Duncaniella dubosii genome encodes the following:
- a CDS encoding alpha-isopropylmalate synthase regulatory domain-containing protein produces the protein MDTTLRDGEQTSGVSFSTSEKLAITRLLLQELHVPRIEIASARVSDGERDTVRKVCAWAARTGYLDRIEVLGFLDGGKSVSWIQEVGGRVINLLAKGSEKHCRLQLKQNPEEHFTTIAAEVARVREAGLDVNIYLEDWSNGMKHSRDYVFALMEAIKDLPIKRFMLPDTLGILNPYDTLSYIHTIVKYYPRLHFDFHAHNDYDLATANVFAAIKGGAKGVHCTINGLGERAGNATLSSTVAVIHDQLGDTTDIDESKINKVSHIVESFSGILVPPNKPIIGDSVFTQCAGVHADGDNKSQLYFNELLPERFGREREYALGKTSGKANIKKNLEALGIELSDDDIRKVTDRIISLGDKKEIVTQGDLPFIIADVLKHETLPSNVRVDNYALTLSQGLRPTATVKLVVGEAEFQESAVGDGQFDAFMRAVRSIYTGKLQRSFPTLVNYSVNIPPGGKTDALVHTTITWDFDGNVFKTRGLDPDQTEAAIQATVKMLNLIETLNPQEQASVKQS, from the coding sequence AACATCAGGAGTGTCGTTCTCGACCTCCGAAAAACTTGCCATCACCCGCCTGCTGCTACAGGAACTTCATGTGCCCCGTATCGAGATTGCCTCCGCACGTGTTTCGGACGGCGAGCGCGATACGGTGCGCAAGGTCTGTGCATGGGCCGCACGCACGGGCTATCTCGACCGCATCGAAGTGCTTGGCTTCCTTGACGGTGGAAAATCAGTCAGCTGGATTCAGGAGGTCGGCGGACGTGTGATCAACCTTCTCGCAAAAGGCTCTGAAAAGCATTGCCGCCTTCAACTCAAGCAAAACCCTGAAGAGCATTTCACCACCATCGCGGCAGAGGTCGCAAGAGTCCGTGAAGCCGGACTTGACGTAAACATATATCTTGAAGACTGGTCAAACGGCATGAAACACTCGCGCGACTATGTTTTCGCTCTGATGGAAGCCATCAAAGACCTACCGATAAAACGCTTCATGCTGCCCGACACTTTAGGCATACTTAATCCGTATGACACACTGTCGTACATACATACTATCGTAAAATATTATCCCCGCCTCCACTTCGACTTCCATGCCCATAACGACTACGATCTGGCGACAGCCAACGTGTTCGCGGCCATAAAAGGAGGTGCAAAAGGTGTTCACTGCACCATCAACGGGCTTGGTGAACGTGCGGGTAACGCAACGCTGTCAAGCACAGTAGCAGTCATCCACGATCAGCTTGGCGACACGACCGATATCGACGAAAGTAAAATCAATAAGGTGAGCCACATCGTCGAATCCTTCTCAGGAATACTCGTGCCCCCAAACAAACCGATTATCGGTGACAGCGTGTTCACGCAATGCGCAGGAGTCCACGCCGACGGCGACAACAAAAGCCAGCTCTATTTCAACGAACTCCTCCCCGAACGTTTCGGGCGCGAGCGCGAATATGCCCTCGGAAAGACGTCTGGAAAGGCCAACATAAAAAAGAATCTCGAAGCGCTCGGCATAGAGCTGTCTGACGACGACATCCGCAAGGTGACCGACCGCATCATAAGCCTCGGCGACAAGAAAGAGATTGTCACACAAGGCGATCTGCCTTTCATCATTGCCGACGTTCTGAAACATGAAACCCTCCCGTCGAATGTCCGTGTTGACAACTATGCACTGACTCTTTCACAAGGGCTGCGCCCGACCGCTACTGTCAAACTCGTGGTCGGAGAAGCCGAGTTTCAGGAATCGGCCGTCGGCGACGGTCAGTTTGACGCGTTCATGCGCGCGGTACGCAGCATCTACACCGGCAAACTGCAACGTTCATTCCCGACATTGGTCAACTACTCCGTCAATATCCCGCCCGGTGGAAAGACCGATGCCCTTGTCCATACAACCATCACATGGGATTTCGATGGAAACGTGTTCAAGACGAGAGGCCTTGATCCCGACCAGACCGAA